One region of Cyanobium sp. M30B3 genomic DNA includes:
- a CDS encoding NAD-dependent epimerase/dehydratase family protein has protein sequence MDILVMGGTRFVGKPLVERLQAAGHALTLFTRGNKPAPAEVEHLVGDRSTAAGLQQLEGRRFDVIVDSSGRTLEDSEAVIARTGAPSHRFVYVSSAGVYADSELWPLDEDSPTDPASRHAGKLHTEAWLRSQGIAFTSFRPTYIVGPGNYNPVESWFFDRIVHGRPVPLPGDGSTITQLGHVSDLAAAMARCIEVDAAANRIYNCSGRQGITFRGLVHAAARAAGKDLAAVEIRSFDPAGLDKKARKAFPLRLAHFLTDITRVRRELAWEPAFDLEATLADSYSNDYALRLPTSPDFSGDAALIGG, from the coding sequence ATGGACATCCTGGTGATGGGCGGCACACGCTTCGTGGGTAAACCCCTGGTGGAGCGCCTGCAGGCCGCCGGCCATGCCCTCACCCTGTTCACCCGCGGCAACAAGCCGGCCCCGGCGGAGGTGGAGCACCTGGTGGGCGACCGCAGCACGGCCGCAGGCCTGCAGCAGCTGGAGGGCCGCCGCTTCGATGTGATCGTGGACAGCTCCGGCCGCACCCTCGAGGATTCCGAGGCGGTGATCGCGCGCACCGGGGCCCCCAGCCATCGGTTCGTGTATGTGAGCTCGGCCGGCGTGTACGCCGACAGCGAGCTCTGGCCCCTGGATGAGGACAGTCCCACCGATCCGGCCAGCCGCCACGCCGGCAAGCTGCACACCGAGGCCTGGCTGCGCAGCCAGGGGATCGCCTTCACCAGCTTCCGCCCCACCTACATCGTGGGCCCGGGCAACTACAACCCGGTGGAGAGCTGGTTCTTCGACCGGATCGTGCACGGCCGGCCCGTGCCCCTGCCGGGCGACGGCAGCACGATCACCCAGCTGGGCCACGTGAGCGACCTGGCCGCCGCCATGGCCCGCTGCATCGAGGTGGATGCCGCCGCCAACCGCATCTACAACTGCAGCGGCCGGCAGGGGATCACCTTCCGCGGCCTGGTGCACGCTGCCGCCCGGGCGGCAGGCAAGGATCTGGCGGCAGTGGAGATCCGCAGCTTCGATCCGGCCGGTCTCGACAAGAAGGCCCGCAAGGCCTTCCCCCTGCGCCTGGCCCACTTCCTCACCGACATCACCCGGGTGCGGCGGGAGCTGGCCTGGGAGCCGGCCTTTGATCTGGAGGCCACCCTGGCCGACAGCTACAGCAACGACTACGCCCTGCGCCTGCCCACCAGTCCGGACTTCAGCGGCGACGCAGCCCTGATCGGCGGCTGA
- a CDS encoding FAD-dependent oxidoreductase, which produces MTSSGAHPQAGLDAVVVGAGLSGLICARALQRAGLRVRLLEARERWGGRMHGRGAGIAGLPVDLGGQWVGASHHRLLALLEEFNLRRYPTHYAGEGVFLWNGVAHRAGVEHDFAASLLFFRPAELNLPAAEREQTLALQARFRQLVEQVPPQAPWATPAAELLDRTTVAQWLEQQGAGELAGYPLAWLTRMGGSGGFEPHESSILHLAWTQAVAPQHETPEAWLVEGGIARVAERLAAELAELIQLAAPVVAIRQQNGRVVVGCSDGRELEAGAAVVAMPPPLRLAIHYDPPLPPQWSGLLQRSPMGSMVKVLALYPRPFWREQGLNGLGIGNLPTLELTVDSSPPGGPGVLAGFIAGERAVRWQQLPERERRQAVLADLQAWWGPAAAEPLELVLHNWNAEPWSGGAFTSFLSPGAWTSYGRIWQQPHQRVVWAGTEAASRWPGYFEGALEAGLAAAEQVQTLLSRRSGLRRR; this is translated from the coding sequence ATGACCTCCAGCGGCGCCCATCCCCAGGCGGGACTCGACGCCGTGGTGGTGGGCGCGGGCCTCTCCGGCCTGATCTGTGCCCGGGCTCTGCAACGCGCCGGCCTGCGGGTGCGGCTGCTGGAGGCCCGTGAGCGCTGGGGCGGGCGGATGCATGGCCGCGGTGCGGGCATCGCCGGCCTGCCGGTGGACCTGGGGGGCCAGTGGGTGGGCGCCAGCCACCACCGCCTGCTGGCCCTGCTGGAGGAGTTCAACCTGCGCCGCTATCCCACTCACTACGCGGGCGAAGGGGTGTTCCTCTGGAACGGCGTGGCCCACCGCGCCGGGGTGGAGCACGACTTCGCCGCCAGCCTGCTGTTCTTCCGCCCGGCCGAGCTCAACCTGCCCGCCGCCGAGCGGGAGCAGACCCTGGCCCTGCAGGCCCGCTTCCGGCAGCTGGTGGAGCAGGTGCCGCCTCAGGCCCCCTGGGCCACCCCCGCCGCCGAGCTGCTCGACCGCACCACCGTGGCCCAGTGGCTGGAGCAGCAGGGAGCCGGTGAGCTGGCGGGCTACCCGCTGGCCTGGCTCACGCGCATGGGCGGCTCTGGCGGCTTTGAACCCCACGAGAGCTCGATCCTGCACCTGGCCTGGACCCAGGCCGTGGCGCCCCAGCACGAGACACCGGAGGCCTGGCTGGTGGAGGGGGGCATCGCCCGGGTGGCCGAGCGCCTGGCCGCAGAGCTGGCGGAGCTGATCCAGCTGGCTGCGCCCGTGGTGGCGATCCGCCAGCAGAACGGCAGGGTGGTGGTTGGTTGCAGCGACGGCCGCGAGCTCGAAGCGGGGGCTGCGGTGGTGGCCATGCCGCCGCCGCTGCGGCTGGCCATCCACTACGACCCGCCCCTGCCGCCCCAGTGGAGCGGCCTGCTGCAGCGCTCTCCGATGGGCTCGATGGTGAAGGTGCTGGCGCTCTACCCGCGGCCGTTCTGGCGCGAGCAGGGGCTCAACGGCCTGGGCATCGGCAACCTGCCCACCCTGGAGCTCACGGTGGACAGCTCGCCGCCGGGGGGGCCGGGGGTGTTGGCCGGTTTCATCGCCGGCGAGCGGGCCGTGCGCTGGCAGCAGCTGCCGGAGCGCGAGCGTCGCCAGGCCGTGCTGGCCGATCTGCAGGCCTGGTGGGGACCCGCGGCGGCTGAGCCGCTGGAGCTGGTGCTGCACAACTGGAACGCCGAACCCTGGAGCGGCGGCGCCTTCACCAGCTTCCTCAGCCCCGGCGCCTGGACCAGCTACGGCCGCATCTGGCAGCAGCCCCACCAGCGGGTGGTGTGGGCCGGCACCGAAGCGGCCAGCCGCTGGCCGGGCTATTTCGAGGGGGCACTCGAGGCCGGCCTGGCCGCCGCCGAACAGGTGCAGACGCTGCTCAGCCGCCGATCAGGGCTGCGTCGCCGCTGA
- a CDS encoding cyclic nucleotide-binding protein, producing the protein MNLFNTWPERQARLGRWALLLGWLALIALPLLPINRDGRRPEICATVPICGDGLATDLFWNLGLPLVLVCVVLSHELWRRICPLSFVSQLARALGWQRTVPGRNGKPQLVAVAENSWLGRHHVQLQWSLLIAGLCLRILIVNSNALAFGLLTAAALLGALVSGWAYSGKAWCHYLCPFGPAQQVLTGPRGVIGSTAHLDSPTRTTQSMCRTTASQPGQADVSTCVACSRPCLDIDAERSYWQNLQGKRGLNWAWYSYPGLILGFFLLIQATAPAGLAVDYLKSRLFVYDNRLAALAWQPFLPEGWPQLPRLVMIPLLLAAACVLSQQLFAAVERWLERRHSKAGRRDGRERAIHQTRLLTTFLAVITYFQFKGSPFGIGGSRGDALFITLVVALSAVWLHRGWHRDRGLYERESTSTSLRRQLGKLGAQLEGLLAGRRLEDLSAGEVFVLAKALPVQAQSERRAVYRSVLGDLLHQGRLDRRSSLLKLEELRTSLGLSPDDHQAALEVLSVEDPLLIQLSASELTGLDLRLSAAHEEIEDLLRLSGHATLAIGALSPSARQRLERIRRESGLDPDAWEELLAEYAPGASRGNRQLQQLRCAVHQHLAERRSLELASGPKPLLRPLLLSLDRRIAGLMPPLVELEQQLLQAEGRPCPDGETLALYGALAPAVITFLASEDATTLALGAWLDHQAPEPPALDPLPPPDAVLRALCGADSDPASQDWARALLAQQPPQENPLWPQLAATPAGMVLLSSLEPRALQQLPRLCRLQRVAAGEAIRLEADEVALLLGGSCRQANGQELQAGQSDGAAPAFIGLIDYLLGHGTSPERVLKGLTAGLGGCRWLAFQRRHFRELIDIAPVLETLIIRQLALANRPADPASSSSS; encoded by the coding sequence ATGAACCTGTTCAACACCTGGCCGGAACGGCAGGCGCGGCTGGGGCGCTGGGCCCTGCTGCTGGGATGGCTCGCCCTGATCGCCCTGCCCCTGCTGCCGATCAACCGCGACGGCCGCCGGCCGGAGATCTGCGCCACCGTCCCCATCTGCGGCGACGGGCTGGCCACCGATCTGTTCTGGAATCTGGGGCTGCCCCTGGTGCTGGTGTGTGTGGTGCTGAGCCACGAGCTCTGGCGCCGCATCTGCCCGCTCTCGTTCGTGTCCCAGCTGGCCCGGGCGCTGGGATGGCAGCGCACGGTGCCGGGGCGCAACGGCAAGCCCCAGCTGGTGGCGGTGGCGGAAAACTCCTGGCTCGGCCGCCACCACGTGCAGCTGCAGTGGAGCCTGCTGATCGCCGGCCTCTGCCTGCGGATCCTGATCGTGAACAGCAATGCCCTGGCCTTCGGCCTGCTCACCGCCGCCGCCCTGCTGGGGGCGCTGGTGAGCGGCTGGGCCTACTCCGGCAAGGCCTGGTGCCACTACCTCTGCCCCTTCGGCCCGGCGCAACAGGTGCTCACCGGGCCCCGGGGGGTGATCGGCTCCACCGCCCATCTCGACAGCCCCACCCGCACCACCCAGTCGATGTGCCGCACCACGGCCAGCCAGCCCGGCCAGGCCGATGTGAGCACCTGCGTGGCCTGCAGCCGGCCCTGCCTGGACATCGACGCCGAACGCAGCTACTGGCAGAACCTGCAGGGCAAGCGCGGCCTCAACTGGGCCTGGTACTCCTATCCGGGCCTGATCCTGGGCTTCTTCCTGCTGATCCAGGCCACGGCACCGGCGGGCCTGGCGGTGGACTACCTCAAGAGCCGGCTGTTCGTGTACGACAACCGGTTGGCCGCGCTGGCCTGGCAGCCCTTCCTGCCGGAGGGCTGGCCCCAGCTGCCCCGGCTGGTGATGATCCCCCTGCTGCTGGCCGCCGCCTGCGTGCTCTCCCAGCAGCTGTTCGCGGCCGTGGAGCGCTGGCTGGAGCGACGCCACAGCAAGGCCGGCCGCCGGGATGGCCGCGAGCGGGCCATTCACCAGACCCGCCTGCTCACCACCTTCCTAGCGGTGATCACCTACTTCCAGTTCAAGGGCAGCCCCTTCGGCATCGGCGGCAGCCGGGGCGATGCCCTGTTCATCACCCTGGTGGTGGCCCTCTCGGCGGTGTGGCTGCACCGCGGCTGGCACCGCGACCGGGGCCTGTACGAGCGGGAGAGCACCAGCACCAGCCTGCGGCGCCAGCTGGGCAAGCTCGGCGCCCAGCTGGAGGGGCTGCTGGCGGGGCGGCGGCTGGAGGATCTCAGCGCCGGCGAGGTGTTCGTGCTGGCCAAGGCCCTGCCGGTTCAAGCCCAGTCGGAACGCCGGGCGGTGTACCGCTCGGTGCTGGGCGATCTGCTGCATCAGGGGCGGCTGGATCGCCGGTCCTCCCTGCTCAAACTGGAGGAACTGCGCACCAGCCTGGGCCTCAGCCCCGACGACCACCAGGCCGCCCTGGAGGTGCTAAGCGTGGAGGACCCGCTGCTCATCCAGCTCAGTGCCAGTGAGCTCACCGGACTCGACCTGCGGCTCAGCGCAGCCCACGAGGAGATCGAGGATCTGCTGCGGTTGAGCGGCCACGCCACCCTGGCCATTGGTGCCCTCTCGCCCTCGGCGCGCCAGCGCCTGGAGCGGATCCGCCGGGAGAGCGGGCTGGACCCGGACGCCTGGGAGGAGCTGCTGGCCGAGTACGCCCCCGGCGCCAGCCGGGGCAACCGCCAGCTGCAACAGCTGCGCTGCGCCGTCCACCAGCACCTGGCGGAGCGGCGCAGCCTGGAGCTGGCCAGCGGGCCCAAGCCGCTGCTGCGGCCCCTGCTGCTCAGCCTGGACAGGCGCATCGCCGGCCTGATGCCCCCCCTGGTGGAGCTGGAACAGCAGCTGCTCCAGGCCGAGGGGCGGCCCTGCCCCGATGGGGAGACCCTGGCGCTCTACGGGGCCCTGGCCCCAGCGGTGATCACCTTCCTGGCCAGCGAGGACGCCACCACCCTGGCCCTGGGCGCCTGGTTGGATCACCAGGCCCCCGAGCCCCCAGCGCTGGATCCGTTACCCCCGCCGGACGCGGTGCTGCGCGCGCTCTGCGGCGCGGACAGCGATCCCGCCAGCCAGGACTGGGCCCGGGCCCTGCTGGCCCAGCAGCCTCCCCAGGAGAACCCGCTGTGGCCCCAGCTGGCCGCCACACCTGCCGGGATGGTCCTGCTCAGCAGCCTGGAGCCGCGGGCCCTGCAGCAGCTCCCCAGGCTTTGCCGGCTGCAGCGGGTGGCAGCGGGGGAGGCGATCAGGCTGGAAGCCGACGAGGTCGCCCTGCTGCTCGGGGGCAGCTGCCGGCAGGCCAACGGCCAGGAGCTCCAGGCCGGCCAGAGCGACGGGGCAGCGCCCGCCTTCATCGGCCTGATCGACTACCTGCTCGGCCACGGCACCAGCCCGGAGCGCGTCCTGAAGGGTCTGACTGCGGGCCTGGGCGGCTGCCGCTGGCTGGCCTTCCAGCGCCGCCACTTCCGCGAGCTGATCGACATCGCTCCGGTGCTGGAGACCCTGATCATCCGCCAGCTGGCCCTGGCGAACCGGCCGGCAGACCCGGCTTCTTCCAGTTCTTCCTGA
- a CDS encoding CDP-alcohol phosphatidyltransferase family protein, with protein sequence MSRAQTRLRRLADGLTVGRALLGLPLILALAGGAAGLAWWLLLLGGLSDWADGLLARRAGGGSAWGARLDPLTDKILIAAPLLWLAAQPSWPQQLPLWAVWLLLARELLISGWRSGATGGGPASLAGKAKTVLQFASLLLLLWPIGWGLGFGTGQGSGGPASGLHQLGWWLFWPSLLLALSSAWSYLRQASTPPIRSR encoded by the coding sequence ATGAGCCGGGCCCAAACCAGACTGCGGCGCCTGGCGGATGGGCTCACCGTGGGCCGCGCCCTGCTGGGGCTGCCGCTGATCCTGGCCCTCGCCGGCGGTGCGGCGGGCCTGGCCTGGTGGCTGCTGCTGCTGGGCGGGCTGAGCGACTGGGCCGACGGTCTGCTGGCCCGCCGCGCCGGCGGCGGCTCGGCCTGGGGCGCCCGCCTCGATCCCCTCACCGACAAGATCCTGATTGCCGCCCCCCTGCTCTGGCTGGCCGCCCAGCCGAGCTGGCCCCAGCAGCTGCCGCTCTGGGCCGTGTGGCTGCTGCTGGCCCGCGAACTGCTGATCTCCGGCTGGCGCAGCGGCGCCACAGGCGGCGGCCCGGCCTCCCTGGCCGGCAAGGCGAAAACGGTGCTGCAATTCGCCAGCCTGCTGCTGCTGCTCTGGCCGATCGGCTGGGGGCTGGGCTTCGGCACGGGCCAAGGGTCTGGCGGCCCTGCATCTGGCCTGCATCAACTGGGCTGGTGGCTGTTCTGGCCCTCGCTGCTGCTGGCCCTCAGCTCGGCCTGGAGCTATCTGCGCCAGGCCTCCACTCCCCCGATCCGCTCCCGATGA
- a CDS encoding CBS domain-containing protein — MTTPVLSVTQDSPLQAAVTLMSEHHISGLPVLDASGALVGELSEQDLMVRESGFQPGPYVMLLDAVIYLRNPLNWDKEVHQVLGSTVKDVMSTRTHTCGVDLPLPAAARQLHEGGTQRLFVLDGDGKLAGVLTRGDVVRALAAVEN; from the coding sequence ATGACCACCCCGGTGCTGAGCGTGACTCAGGATTCGCCGCTGCAGGCGGCGGTGACGCTGATGAGTGAGCACCACATCAGCGGCCTGCCGGTGCTCGACGCCAGCGGGGCCCTGGTGGGCGAACTCAGCGAGCAGGACCTGATGGTGCGCGAGAGCGGCTTCCAGCCGGGGCCCTACGTGATGCTGCTGGATGCGGTGATCTACCTGCGCAATCCCCTCAACTGGGACAAGGAGGTGCACCAGGTGCTGGGCAGCACGGTGAAGGACGTGATGAGCACCCGCACCCATACCTGCGGTGTGGACCTGCCCTTGCCGGCGGCGGCGCGCCAGCTGCACGAGGGCGGCACCCAGCGGCTGTTTGTGCTCGACGGCGACGGCAAACTGGCCGGCGTGCTCACCCGCGGCGACGTGGTGCGGGCCCTGGCGGCGGTGGAGAACTGA
- a CDS encoding haloacid dehalogenase-like hydrolase → MITTVAADPLPSWRPGAVKEALLAFVAAVSSEGSDRFVPEPERVAVFDNDGTLWPEQPLPFQAAFAFDELKGAVQRQPELASDPMVQAALAGDIGALLAGDHFDGLLRVIAVSHAGITTEAFAAAVQAWLGSARHPRFDRPYDALTYAPMQEVLALLRAHQFRSFIVSGGGADFMRVWVERVYGIPPERVVGSTGRTHFALRDGVPLLVKSLDTLVVNDGAGKPAGIHQFIGRRPLMAFGNSDGDLAMLQYTTINNPRPSFGLIVHHTDAEREYAYDAETKSTGKLVRALQQAPERGWHVVDMARDWLRVFA, encoded by the coding sequence GTGATCACCACTGTTGCCGCCGATCCCCTGCCCTCCTGGAGGCCCGGAGCCGTCAAGGAGGCCCTGCTGGCCTTCGTGGCGGCGGTGAGCAGCGAGGGCTCGGATCGTTTCGTGCCGGAGCCGGAGCGGGTGGCGGTGTTCGACAACGACGGCACCCTCTGGCCGGAGCAGCCGCTGCCGTTCCAGGCCGCCTTCGCCTTTGATGAGCTCAAGGGGGCGGTGCAGCGCCAGCCGGAGCTGGCCAGCGATCCGATGGTGCAGGCGGCCCTGGCGGGCGACATCGGCGCCCTGCTGGCCGGCGACCACTTCGATGGGCTGCTGCGGGTGATCGCCGTGAGCCATGCCGGCATCACCACCGAGGCGTTTGCGGCGGCGGTACAGGCCTGGCTGGGCTCAGCCCGCCATCCCCGTTTCGATCGCCCCTACGACGCCCTCACCTACGCGCCGATGCAGGAGGTGCTGGCGTTGTTGCGGGCCCATCAGTTCCGCAGCTTCATCGTGTCCGGCGGCGGCGCCGACTTCATGCGGGTGTGGGTGGAGCGGGTGTACGGCATCCCGCCGGAGCGGGTGGTGGGATCCACCGGCCGCACCCATTTCGCGCTGCGCGACGGCGTGCCGCTGTTGGTGAAGTCGCTCGACACGCTGGTGGTGAACGACGGCGCCGGCAAGCCGGCGGGCATCCACCAGTTCATCGGCCGCCGGCCGCTGATGGCCTTCGGCAACAGCGATGGCGACCTGGCGATGCTGCAGTACACCACGATCAACAACCCACGCCCCAGCTTCGGCCTGATCGTGCATCACACCGATGCCGAGCGCGAATACGCCTACGACGCCGAAACCAAGAGCACCGGCAAGTTGGTGCGAGCCCTGCAGCAGGCCCCCGAGCGCGGCTGGCATGTGGTGGACATGGCCCGCGATTGGCTGCGGGTGTTTGCTTAG
- a CDS encoding DEAD/DEAH box helicase family protein: MSVTPSQFALIAQQWPDLHEEAQKVEQFALSDPRTACFYARRTIELLVEWVYENDAQLQRPWGEPSLSQLIHAFDFRHLVGEQTLGRVQLIKNRGNEAVHRAEPMRVAASVLVASELFHVLRWLALTYGRDRDTARAARFNKSLLTKLPQAAAAPGPTREQLQELAHQLAERDRQLREAKEASEASKQELERLRKEIAAERKAREAEGKPEVDTTEFETRRLYIDLYLEEAGWRLGDDCTVEHEVQGMPNAAGQGFVDYVLWGDDGKPLGLVEAKRSSRDPMEGQRQAELYANCLQERYGQRPLIFLSNGYRHRLWDDLRYPPRDVQGFYKKEELETLIRRREIRQPLAQATISTAIAGRYYQQRAIRAICESLEQGRRKALLVQATGTGKTRTAISLTDLLTRCNWVKRVLFLADRTSLVLQAERAFRRFLPDCSPVNLVTNKGGEGRVFLSTYPTMMNLIDAEDSHGVKRFGVGHFDLVIIDEAHRSVYQKYGAIFAYFDSLLSGLTATPREEIDRNTYELFDRETGLPTDEYGLDQAVADGFLVPFKPISVPLRFPREGISYAALSDEDKAQWDLLDWEEGVQNAGRVDSGAVNAWLFNTDTVDKGLEVLMTKGCLDAGSDRLGKSVIFARNHKHAEFIRERFDHHYPHLAGKAARVIDNQVKYAQSLIDEFAVPQSDLRIAISVDMLDTGIDIPEIVNLVFFKPVRSRTKFWQMVGRGTRTCPNLFGPGRDKECFWIFDLCQNLEFFLGQGGAESTSAPESLSTRLFRSRLALIEALDQKLPASDSENPLRLHRHTLAELLRCHVAACPADNFLVRPHLELLECFSRPEAWSQLSLDDHQALATTLAPLPSAYAEQQGDTDADARRFDLLLYNLQLALLRGEPRFLRLQQQLRELAAQLEALTNIPQVAAELELIRDLLRDEWWQDVTVPMLEEARRRLRGLMGLIETISREPLYTNFADELGELRELDAAALLSRDTFQQFRLRAREFLRAHDDHLTMQRLRRNQPLTPADLNELEQFLISHGIGDQQAIERAREECNGFGLFIRSLVGLDRNAAKELFADYLAEGTHTVTQIRFINEIIDELTSRGAMDPARLYDPPFSDLAPTGPEGLFSDAEAEQLFDLLRLINDRARPLLAA, encoded by the coding sequence ATGAGCGTGACGCCTTCTCAGTTCGCCCTGATCGCCCAGCAGTGGCCCGACCTACACGAGGAGGCGCAGAAGGTCGAGCAGTTCGCTCTCTCCGATCCCCGCACCGCCTGCTTCTACGCCCGCCGCACCATCGAGCTGCTGGTGGAGTGGGTGTATGAGAACGATGCCCAGCTGCAACGACCCTGGGGAGAACCAAGCCTCTCGCAGCTGATCCATGCCTTTGACTTTCGCCATCTCGTTGGCGAACAGACACTGGGTCGCGTCCAGCTCATCAAGAACCGCGGCAATGAGGCGGTGCACCGCGCTGAGCCGATGCGCGTGGCGGCCTCGGTGCTCGTCGCCAGTGAGCTGTTTCATGTGCTGCGCTGGCTTGCCCTCACCTACGGCCGGGATCGCGACACCGCTCGGGCCGCCCGTTTCAATAAGTCGCTGTTGACCAAGCTGCCGCAGGCGGCCGCAGCGCCCGGCCCCACACGTGAACAGCTGCAGGAGCTTGCCCATCAGCTCGCCGAACGGGATCGTCAGCTGCGCGAAGCCAAGGAAGCCAGCGAAGCTTCCAAGCAGGAGCTGGAGCGCCTGCGTAAGGAGATCGCAGCTGAGCGCAAGGCGAGGGAGGCGGAGGGCAAGCCCGAGGTCGACACCACCGAGTTTGAAACCCGCAGGCTCTACATCGATCTCTACCTCGAAGAAGCAGGCTGGCGGCTGGGGGATGACTGCACCGTGGAGCACGAGGTGCAGGGCATGCCCAATGCCGCGGGCCAGGGGTTTGTGGATTACGTGCTCTGGGGCGACGACGGCAAGCCGCTGGGCCTGGTGGAAGCCAAGCGCAGCAGCCGCGATCCGATGGAAGGCCAGCGGCAGGCTGAGCTTTACGCCAACTGCCTTCAAGAGCGCTACGGCCAAAGGCCCCTGATCTTCCTCTCCAACGGCTACCGGCACCGCCTCTGGGATGACCTGCGCTATCCACCCCGGGACGTGCAGGGTTTCTACAAGAAGGAGGAGCTCGAAACCCTGATCCGCCGCCGCGAGATCCGCCAGCCCCTCGCCCAGGCCACCATCTCCACCGCCATTGCCGGGCGCTACTACCAGCAGCGGGCAATCCGGGCGATCTGTGAATCCCTGGAGCAGGGCCGGCGCAAAGCCCTGCTGGTGCAGGCCACCGGCACCGGCAAGACCCGTACCGCCATCTCGCTCACCGACCTGCTCACCCGTTGCAACTGGGTGAAGCGGGTGCTGTTTCTCGCCGATCGCACCTCCCTCGTCCTCCAGGCCGAGAGGGCCTTTCGCCGCTTCCTGCCCGATTGCTCACCGGTGAATCTGGTCACCAACAAGGGCGGCGAGGGGCGCGTGTTCCTCTCCACCTACCCCACGATGATGAACCTCATCGATGCGGAGGACTCCCACGGCGTGAAGCGCTTCGGAGTGGGGCACTTCGATCTGGTGATCATCGACGAGGCCCACCGCAGCGTGTATCAGAAGTACGGGGCGATCTTTGCCTACTTCGATTCCTTGCTCAGCGGCCTCACCGCCACGCCCCGCGAGGAGATCGACCGCAACACCTACGAGCTCTTCGATCGGGAGACCGGTCTGCCCACTGATGAGTACGGCCTCGATCAGGCCGTGGCCGACGGCTTCCTGGTGCCCTTCAAGCCCATCTCAGTTCCCCTTCGCTTCCCGCGCGAGGGCATCAGCTATGCCGCCCTCAGCGACGAGGACAAAGCCCAGTGGGACCTGCTCGACTGGGAGGAGGGTGTGCAGAACGCCGGTCGGGTGGATTCCGGCGCCGTCAATGCCTGGCTGTTCAACACCGACACCGTCGACAAAGGTCTCGAAGTGCTGATGACCAAGGGCTGCCTCGATGCCGGCAGCGATCGCCTCGGCAAGAGCGTGATCTTCGCGCGCAACCACAAGCACGCCGAGTTCATCCGCGAGCGCTTCGATCACCACTACCCCCACCTAGCCGGCAAGGCCGCCCGCGTAATCGACAACCAGGTGAAGTACGCCCAGTCGCTGATCGATGAGTTCGCCGTTCCCCAGAGCGATCTGCGCATCGCCATCTCCGTCGACATGCTCGACACCGGCATCGACATCCCGGAGATCGTCAATCTGGTGTTCTTCAAGCCGGTGCGCTCCCGCACCAAGTTCTGGCAGATGGTGGGGCGCGGCACCCGCACCTGCCCCAACCTGTTCGGGCCGGGCCGCGACAAGGAGTGCTTCTGGATCTTCGATCTCTGCCAGAACCTCGAATTCTTCCTCGGCCAGGGCGGAGCCGAGTCCACTTCCGCGCCCGAAAGCCTCAGCACTCGCCTGTTCCGCAGTCGCCTGGCGCTGATCGAGGCCCTTGATCAGAAGCTGCCCGCCAGCGACTCCGAAAACCCCCTACGGCTGCATCGCCACACGCTGGCCGAGCTGCTGCGTTGCCATGTGGCCGCCTGCCCCGCCGACAATTTCCTGGTGCGCCCCCACCTGGAGCTGCTGGAGTGCTTCAGCCGTCCCGAGGCCTGGAGCCAACTCAGCCTCGATGATCACCAGGCCCTGGCCACCACCCTGGCTCCCCTGCCCTCCGCCTACGCCGAGCAGCAGGGGGATACCGACGCCGACGCACGCCGCTTTGATCTACTCCTCTACAACCTGCAGCTCGCCTTGCTGCGAGGCGAACCGCGCTTCCTGCGCCTGCAGCAGCAGCTGCGCGAACTGGCCGCCCAGCTGGAGGCCCTCACCAACATCCCCCAGGTGGCAGCAGAGCTGGAGCTGATCCGCGATCTGCTGCGGGATGAATGGTGGCAGGACGTCACCGTGCCGATGCTCGAGGAAGCGCGGCGGCGCCTGCGCGGCCTGATGGGCCTGATCGAAACCATCAGCAGGGAACCCCTCTACACCAACTTCGCCGACGAGCTCGGTGAGCTGCGCGAGCTCGATGCCGCCGCCCTGCTCAGCCGCGATACGTTCCAGCAGTTCCGCCTGCGGGCCCGCGAGTTCCTGCGGGCCCACGACGACCACCTCACCATGCAGCGCCTGCGCCGCAACCAACCGCTCACCCCCGCCGACCTCAACGAACTGGAGCAGTTCCTGATCAGCCATGGCATCGGCGATCAACAGGCCATCGAGCGCGCCCGTGAGGAGTGCAACGGCTTCGGGCTGTTCATCCGCTCCCTGGTGGGCCTCGATCGCAACGCCGCCAAGGAACTGTTTGCCGACTACCTGGCCGAAGGCACCCACACCGTTACCCAGATCCGTTTCATCAACGAGATCATCGATGAACTCACCAGCCGCGGCGCCATGGATCCGGCCCGCCTCTACGACCCACCCTTCAGCGACCTGGCCCCCACCGGGCCTGAAGGCCTGTTCTCTGATGCGGAGGCGGAGCAGCTGTTCGATCTGCTCCGGCTGATCAACGACCGGGCCCGGCCGCTGCTCGCCGCCTAA